In Hevea brasiliensis isolate MT/VB/25A 57/8 chromosome 13, ASM3005281v1, whole genome shotgun sequence, a single genomic region encodes these proteins:
- the LOC110662184 gene encoding UPF0496 protein At3g49070, with protein sequence MKKSMSAYIRKFLLCTAGTAAAPNFQIRVDVHEEYANAFRTESYNEFWTRVLALSDENSATYIPVETSTAARLPSYRLFVEHLLDPDQPTVTRILALAHNPPAAHSLLTQYFNQTANASLLCGSLLKDIDHTRVKYSSLKITLQSMGTTPLSPEKHFRILLTRITEFTNSLNPCHWSAPSPTQVRATQADCSNLLKKLESSRDRAKSKLQMRSRLKHGSALFLVALTASLTVILATHALALVVAAPSLIKASLDVASSRRLARVMSQLDMAAKGSYILSRDLETISRLVARLNDELEHMRATVKFWVDRGEEWIRVQANGEVMRRLKKNDCSFSEQLDEAEEHLYLCFMTINRARNLVLREILDPGQPIKAPNLLSK encoded by the exons ATGAAAAAATCAATGAGCGCATACATCAGAAAATTTCTTTTATGCACTGCTG GGACTGCCGCCGCTCCCAACTTTCAAATCCGCGTTGATGTGCACGAAGAATATGCCAATGCCTTTAGGACCGAATCATACAATGAGTTCTGGACACGTGTCCTGGCATTGTCAGATGAAAATTCTGCCACGTATATTCCAGTCGAGACATCCACAGCGGCTCGCCTTCCGTCGTATCGCCTGTTCGTGGAACATCTTTTGGATCCAGACCAACCCACAGTCACCCGGATCCTTGCATTGGCTCACAACCCACCCGCCGCCCACTCTCTTCTAACCCAATATTTCAACCAAACAGCCAACGCCTCTCTCTTATGTGGCTCTTTACTAAAGGATATTGACCATACACGTGTCAAATACAGCTCTCTCAAAATCACCCTCCAATCTATGGGCACCACGCCCTTATCACCCGAAAAGCATTTCCGGATACTTTTAACCCGAATAACCGAATTCACCAACTCCCTCAACCCATGTCACTGGTCCGCTCCTTCTCCCACCCAGGTTCGAGCCACACAAGCCGATTGCTCCAATTTGCTCAAGAAGCTGGAGTCAAGCCGCGACAGGGCTAAATCCAAGCTGCAAATGAGAAGTAGACTAAAACACGGCTCGGCTTTATTCCTCGTGGCTTTAACAGCTTCACTTACAGTGATCCTTGCAACTCATGCTTTGGCTTTGGTAGTGGCTGCTCCAAGTCTTATAAAGGCTTCATTGGATGTGGCTTCTAGCAGGAGGCTAGCTAGAGTGATGTCTCAGCTTGATATGGCTGCAAAGGGGAGCTACATTCTTAGTAGAGATCTAGAAACCATTAGCCGGCTGGTGGCTCGACTAAACGATGAGCTAGAGCATATGAGGGCGACAGTTAAGTTTTGGGTTGATAGAGGAGAGGAATGGATCCGGGTCCAAGCCAATGGGGAAGTGATGCGCCGGCTGAAGAAGAATGATTGCAGCTTTAGCGAGCAGCTAGATGAAGCGGAGGAGCATTTGTACTTGTGCTTCATGACAATTAATAGAGCAAGAAACCTTGTCCTTAGAGAGATATTGGACCCGGGTCAACCCATCAAGGCACCCAATCTTCTCTCAAAATAG
- the LOC110662185 gene encoding rRNA 2'-O-methyltransferase fibrillarin 2, with the protein MAPPRGRGSGGGFRGGRGDGGRGRGGGRGGGRGFGDRGSAMKSRGGGRGGRGGGRGRGGRGGGMKGGSKVVVEPHRHEGVFIAKGGKEDALVTKNLVPGEAVYNEKRIAVQNEDGTKVEYRIWNPFRSKLAAAILGGVDNIWIKPGAKVLYLGAASGTTVSHVSDIVGPTGVVYAVEFSHRSGRDLVNMAKKRTNVIPIIEDARHPAKYRMLVGMVDVIFSDVAQPDQARILALNASYFLKAGGHFVISIKANCIDSTVPAEAVFESEVKKMTQEQFKPSEQVTLEPFERDHACVIGGYRMPKKQKTAA; encoded by the exons ATGGCACCTCCAAGAG GCCGAGGCAGTGGTGGTGGATTCAGGGGTGGCAGGGGTGATGGTGGAAGAGGTAGAGGCGGAGGTAGAGGAGGTGGAAGGGGTTTTGGGGACAGAGGAAGTGCCATGAAAAGTCGTGGTGGTGGCCGTGGTGGTCGTGGCGGAGGAAGAGGCCGTGGTGGACGTGGTGGTGGAATGAAAGGTGGGAGCAAAGTTGTAGTAGAGCCTCATAGACATGAAGGAGTATTCATTGCTAAGGGTGGTAAAGAAGATGCTCTTGTCACTAAGAATCTAGTTCCTGGCGAGGCTGTCTATAATGAGAAGAGGATTGCTGTGCAG AATGAAGATGGAACAAAAGTCGAATACAGGATTTGGAACCCCTTTCGATCAAAATTGGCAGCTGCTATTCTAGGTGGTGTCGATAATATATGGATT AAACCTGGCGCTAAGGTTCTCTACCTTGGAGCAGCTTCTGGTACTACAGTCTCACATGTGTCTGACATTGTTGGCCCT ACAGGAGTGGTCTATGCAGTGGAATTTTCTCACAGAAGTGGCAGAGACTTGGTTAACATGGCAAAGAAGCGAACAAATGTAATACCCATCATTGAAGATGCCAGGCACCCAGCTAAGTACCGCATGCTTGTCGGCATGGTGGATGTGATATTTTCTGATGTTGCTCAGCCTGATCAG GCAAGGATTTTAGCACTGAATGCTTCATACTTTCTGAAGGCTGGTGGCCATTTTGTTATTTCAATAAAG GCAAATTGCATCGACTCCACTGTTCCTGCGGAGGCTGTATTTGAAAGTGAAGTAAAAAAGATGACGCAAGAGCAGTTCAAGCCTTCCGAACAGGTTACTCTTGAGCCATTTGAGCGAGATCATGCTTGTGTTATTGGTGGTTACAGAATGCCTAAGAAACAGAAAACTGCTGCCTAG